One window from the genome of Malacoplasma penetrans HF-2 encodes:
- a CDS encoding Abi family protein → MIRMSEKEIREFLQKLGLKIENWIKLANFLSIYPTDRIIKDYFYIFLDKNTDMFYEGTTDTDIISLIMFDKEISTNLLKWLLIFETRFKKILIEKWVDIAKPKTDKVYLLNENDFIKLIPNIRKNNLDFKKFTYSLFEHVSNSEFLQDYHSLKDIPFHDLSYSWTFATAINFYRVVSDQVQKEILIEFNIPFEFKDYFHKALNVFLKIRNTISHNHIIYNFKTNLYRLEFNKIYKYLFKEDNQLNQPINLNQIMTFLDYLLNWKHCKKEFEDKLKDLKILNKAKENLIKLFYGLEY, encoded by the coding sequence ATGATTAGAATGAGTGAAAAAGAAATCAGAGAATTTCTTCAAAAATTAGGTTTAAAAATTGAGAATTGAATTAAACTAGCTAATTTTTTATCTATTTATCCAACAGACAGAATTATTAAAGATTATTTCTATATCTTCTTAGATAAAAACACTGACATGTTTTATGAGGGAACTACAGATACTGACATCATTAGCTTAATTATGTTTGATAAAGAAATTAGTACTAACTTATTAAAGTGATTGTTAATATTTGAAACAAGATTTAAAAAAATTCTAATTGAAAAATGGGTGGATATTGCAAAACCTAAAACTGATAAAGTTTATTTATTAAATGAAAATGACTTTATAAAATTGATTCCTAATATTAGAAAAAATAATTTAGATTTTAAAAAGTTTACTTATTCATTATTTGAACATGTTTCTAACTCAGAATTTCTTCAAGATTATCACAGCTTAAAAGATATTCCATTTCATGATCTTTCTTACTCTTGAACTTTTGCTACTGCTATTAATTTTTATAGAGTTGTATCTGACCAAGTGCAAAAAGAAATTTTAATTGAATTTAATATCCCTTTTGAATTTAAAGATTATTTTCATAAAGCCTTAAATGTCTTTTTAAAAATTAGAAACACTATATCTCACAATCATATTATTTATAATTTCAAAACCAATTTATATAGATTGGAATTTAATAAAATTTATAAGTATTTATTTAAAGAAGACAATCAATTAAACCAACCAATTAATCTAAATCAAATTATGACATTTTTAGATTATTTATTAAATTGGAAACATTGTAAAAAAGAGTTTGAAGATAAACTAAAAGATCTTAAGATTTTAAACAAAGCTAAAGAGAACTTAATTAAACTTTTCTATGGTTTAGAGTATTAA
- a CDS encoding transketolase family protein, with protein sequence MNKGTKTPAINKNDRFVNLTIDTLRVLSCEMIAEAKSGHPGIALGAAPILYTLFKNHLVADPTKSFLNRDRFVMSAGHGSALLYAVMHLSGYDISLNDLKNFRKINSKTAGHPENILIDGVDISTGPLGQGVGAAVGMAIAETKMNQYFKKYNLVNYYTYCLLGDGCFQEGVSFEALSIAAKYKLNKLIFLYDSNDVQLEGRVADSTVIDTKKYFESIGLNYIKVANGNDYNEINEAILLAKKSEEKPTIIEIKTKIGFGSVHEDSPKSHGAPLSEEEIDLLKNKLNYHNEKFEISKNAYFDFESFKKRGTKARESFEEKVKKLKAADPTKYKVLENILNKEISFDKKAFSDYQKTKDSTRNLSNYVLSKIAEINPLLTLLSPDISSSTKINFAKGGVYSTDNRLGMNLNLGVREFAMGTIINGICSTGLKAIGSTFLPFSDYCKAAIRLSSVSKNPGVFVFSHDSIAVGEDGPTHQAVEQLWGLRLIPNHYLIRPCNLDETIKAFEIALTNTESTFSIITSRQEFDLPNGAASKVSRGAYAIKSDRQAIVNILATGSEVALAFQVESILSSKYNIKANIISVPCVELFLKQIESYEKAVLGTTLDASRTVSIEFGSSLPWSRYAGIRIGVNKFGLSGTFESVCKKMKLTAEDIAEKINNSLPKLKKGETLVNN encoded by the coding sequence ATGAATAAAGGTACAAAAACACCAGCTATAAATAAAAATGATAGATTTGTTAATCTAACTATTGATACATTAAGGGTTTTAAGTTGTGAAATGATTGCTGAAGCAAAATCAGGTCACCCTGGAATTGCATTAGGAGCAGCACCAATTTTATATACTTTATTTAAAAACCACTTAGTAGCTGATCCAACTAAAAGTTTTTTAAACAGAGATAGATTTGTTATGAGTGCAGGGCATGGGAGTGCTTTGCTATATGCAGTAATGCATTTATCAGGATATGATATTTCACTTAATGATTTAAAAAATTTTAGAAAAATAAATTCTAAAACTGCAGGTCATCCTGAAAATATTTTAATAGATGGAGTTGATATCTCAACAGGTCCTCTTGGTCAAGGAGTTGGGGCTGCAGTTGGAATGGCAATTGCTGAAACTAAAATGAACCAATATTTTAAAAAATATAATTTGGTAAATTACTACACATATTGTTTACTAGGTGATGGATGTTTCCAAGAAGGTGTATCATTTGAAGCACTTTCAATTGCTGCTAAATATAAATTAAATAAACTTATATTTTTATATGATTCTAATGATGTTCAATTAGAAGGAAGAGTAGCAGACAGCACTGTAATTGATACTAAAAAATATTTTGAATCAATTGGATTAAACTATATAAAAGTTGCTAATGGTAATGATTACAATGAAATAAATGAAGCTATCTTATTAGCTAAAAAATCAGAAGAAAAACCAACAATTATTGAAATTAAAACAAAAATTGGATTTGGTTCAGTTCATGAAGATTCACCAAAATCACATGGTGCTCCATTAAGTGAAGAAGAAATTGATTTATTAAAAAACAAATTAAACTATCATAATGAAAAGTTTGAAATTTCTAAAAATGCTTACTTTGATTTTGAATCATTCAAAAAAAGAGGAACAAAAGCTAGAGAATCTTTTGAAGAAAAAGTTAAAAAACTAAAAGCTGCAGATCCTACAAAATATAAAGTTTTAGAAAACATTTTAAATAAAGAAATTTCTTTTGATAAAAAAGCATTTAGTGATTATCAAAAAACAAAAGATTCAACAAGAAATTTATCAAACTATGTTTTATCAAAAATTGCAGAAATCAATCCTTTATTAACATTACTTTCACCAGATATTTCAAGCTCTACTAAAATCAACTTTGCTAAAGGCGGAGTTTATTCAACTGATAATAGATTGGGGATGAACTTAAATCTTGGTGTTAGAGAATTTGCAATGGGAACAATCATTAATGGGATTTGTTCAACAGGTCTAAAAGCAATAGGTTCTACATTCTTGCCTTTCTCTGATTACTGTAAAGCTGCTATTAGATTATCTTCAGTTTCTAAAAATCCAGGTGTTTTTGTATTTAGTCATGATTCAATTGCTGTTGGAGAAGATGGACCAACTCATCAAGCAGTTGAACAATTATGGGGATTAAGATTAATTCCAAACCATTATTTAATTAGACCTTGTAACTTAGATGAAACAATTAAAGCATTTGAAATTGCTTTAACAAATACTGAAAGTACATTCTCTATTATTACTTCTAGACAAGAATTTGATTTACCAAATGGAGCAGCTTCTAAAGTTTCTAGAGGCGCATATGCTATTAAATCTGATAGACAAGCAATTGTAAATATCTTAGCTACAGGAAGTGAAGTGGCACTTGCTTTCCAAGTTGAAAGTATCTTATCTAGTAAATATAACATCAAAGCAAACATTATTTCAGTTCCTTGTGTAGAGTTATTTTTAAAACAAATTGAATCTTATGAAAAAGCAGTTTTAGGAACAACTTTAGATGCAAGTAGAACAGTATCAATTGAATTTGGTTCTTCTCTTCCTTGAAGTAGATATGCAGGAATTAGAATTGGTGTAAACAAATTTGGTTTATCTGGTACTTTTGAAAGTGTTTGTAAAAAAATGAAATTAACTGCAGAAGATATTGCTGAAAAGATTAACAACTCACTACCAAAATTAAAAAAAGGTGAAACATTAGTTAACAACTAA
- a CDS encoding NifU family protein, with protein MLDNNTNKIIDEIKDVIDSIRFYINQDGGDLEFVDYNPEKGEVTIKILGECIGCSLIDVTYKEGLETILKNEVEGVKSVIVTE; from the coding sequence ATGCTTGATAATAATACAAATAAAATAATAGATGAAATAAAAGATGTAATTGACTCTATTAGATTTTACATAAATCAAGATGGAGGAGATTTAGAATTTGTTGACTACAACCCTGAAAAAGGTGAAGTTACTATCAAAATATTGGGAGAATGCATTGGATGTTCTTTAATTGATGTAACTTACAAAGAGGGGTTAGAAACAATTCTAAAAAATGAAGTGGAAGGAGTTAAGTCAGTTATTGTTACTGAATAA